A part of Sporanaerobacter acetigenes DSM 13106 genomic DNA contains:
- a CDS encoding M42 family metallopeptidase encodes MEINTEFILKAMKKYLQIPSPGGYTREAILEVKKDFEKFKVKTKLTNKGALIGTLKGENDEKHVMITAHIDTLGCMVNDITSDGKLKYKKVGGSSWSSIEGENCYIITRKGKKIRGSIIPTMASAHIYGEAKNDPRSEESMRVRIDEIVASKEDVLDLGINIGDFICMDTRTEITDSGFVKSRYLDDKLAVAILVEIARYFSENKLKPKYTTHFFISNYEEIGHGVAGEPEKVAEMIAVDIGIVGEGQHSDEYSVSIAAMDRRSPYNFEFRNKLVDIAEENNIRYKVDLYNFYSSDSTHVAGQGKDINFASLGPAVDASHHYERTHISSINNTTELLIKYLLCD; translated from the coding sequence TTGAAAAGTTTAAAGTAAAAACAAAATTGACAAACAAAGGAGCCTTGATTGGTACATTAAAAGGAGAAAATGATGAGAAACATGTAATGATTACAGCACATATTGATACATTAGGTTGTATGGTTAATGATATCACTAGTGATGGCAAATTGAAGTACAAAAAAGTTGGAGGAAGTAGTTGGAGTTCGATTGAAGGAGAGAATTGTTACATAATCACCAGAAAAGGTAAAAAAATTCGTGGGTCTATTATTCCTACAATGGCTTCTGCTCATATATATGGCGAGGCTAAAAATGATCCTAGAAGCGAGGAAAGTATGAGGGTTAGAATTGATGAGATTGTTGCTTCTAAAGAAGATGTACTAGATTTAGGAATCAACATTGGAGATTTTATTTGTATGGATACTAGAACAGAAATAACAGATTCAGGATTTGTCAAATCTAGATATTTAGATGATAAATTGGCTGTTGCAATATTAGTTGAAATTGCTAGATATTTCAGTGAAAACAAATTAAAGCCTAAGTATACAACACATTTTTTCATTAGCAATTATGAAGAGATAGGTCATGGAGTAGCAGGAGAACCTGAAAAAGTAGCAGAGATGATAGCTGTGGATATAGGAATTGTAGGAGAAGGACAACATTCAGATGAATATAGTGTCAGCATTGCAGCTATGGATAGGAGAAGCCCTTACAATTTTGAATTTAGGAATAAACTTGTGGATATAGCTGAAGAAAACAATATTAGATATAAAGTAGATCTATATAATTTTTATAGTTCAGATTCTACTCATGTTGCTGGTCAAGGAAAAGATATAAATTTTGCTAGCTTAGGCCCCGCAGTAGATGCTTCTCATCATTATGAAAGGACTCATATATCATCTATAAATAATACTACTGAACTTTTAATAAAGTATTTGTTATGTGATTAG
- a CDS encoding TIGR01212 family radical SAM protein (This family includes YhcC from E. coli K-12, an uncharacterized radical SAM protein.), with protein MWKDKRYHSLDYELRKVFGRKTIKLSLDGGFTCPNRDGTVGNRGCIFCGEEGSGEFAAERCLSISEQIGNQKEFLSKKWPEGKYIAYFQNFTNTYSTCEDLRQKYEEAISLDDVSGLSIATRPDCLNLDILDLLEEFNMKTFLWVELGLQTIHEDTAKFIRRGYDLSVYENAVRELKKRNIRVVTHLIFGLPKESTKDILDSVRYVAKTNTWGVKFHLLYVQKGTDLYEYYKKNPFHILSKDEYINLVCDAIELLPENMVIHRLTGDGKKELLVEPRWSLDKLRVLSGIDMELKRRDSFQGKNYNI; from the coding sequence GTGTGGAAAGATAAAAGGTACCACTCATTAGATTATGAATTGAGAAAGGTATTTGGTAGAAAGACCATAAAGCTTTCCCTTGACGGTGGATTTACTTGCCCTAATAGAGATGGTACAGTAGGGAATAGGGGATGTATATTTTGCGGTGAAGAAGGTTCAGGAGAATTTGCTGCCGAAAGATGCTTATCTATTAGTGAACAGATTGGAAATCAAAAAGAGTTTTTATCAAAGAAATGGCCTGAAGGAAAGTATATAGCTTACTTTCAAAATTTCACCAATACTTATTCTACATGCGAAGACTTAAGACAAAAATACGAAGAGGCTATTTCATTAGATGATGTATCAGGTCTTTCAATAGCTACTAGACCAGATTGCTTGAATTTAGATATATTGGATTTGCTTGAAGAATTTAATATGAAAACTTTTTTGTGGGTTGAACTGGGGCTTCAAACTATTCATGAAGATACAGCTAAATTTATAAGAAGAGGATATGACTTGTCAGTATATGAAAATGCAGTGAGAGAACTAAAAAAGAGAAATATACGAGTTGTTACTCATCTTATATTTGGACTTCCAAAAGAATCTACAAAAGATATTCTTGACTCTGTAAGATATGTGGCCAAAACTAATACTTGGGGAGTTAAGTTTCATCTTTTATATGTACAAAAAGGCACGGATTTGTATGAATACTACAAAAAAAATCCTTTTCATATCTTGTCCAAGGATGAGTATATAAATCTCGTCTGTGATGCTATTGAACTCTTGCCAGAAAATATGGTCATTCATCGCCTTACGGGAGATGGGAAAAAGGAACTTTTGGTAGAACCACGTTGGAGCCTTGATAAGTTAAGGGTACTGTCAGGCATAGATATGGAATTGAAAAGACGTGATAGTTTTCAAGGAAAGAATTATAATATTTAA